AGCCGTTGCGTCATTGGTAGTCCGCCACAACCCGGCGAAATCGTGGGGATGCCTCTACTTTTGGCACCCAATCGCACTAAAATGACACCAGTTTTTCCAGTTGGGCAACTGAAAGTGTGAAGACTTATGAAATCGATCATCACCGGCAAAGCGTATGTTCTGGGCGACAACATCGATACCGACCAGATCATCCCGGCGCAGTATTTGACCTATAACCCGTCGATTCCTGCTGAATACAAAATGTTCGGCAAGTTTGCCCTCAGCAGCGTTCCTGCCGCGCAAGCCGGCCTTCCGAAGGGGCATGTACCGTTCCACACCGATGATGAATTTGTCTCCCCGTATCAAATTATCGTCGCCGGGAAAAACTTCGGCTGTGGCTCCTCGCGGGAACACGCCCCGATTGCGTTGGCCGCTGCGGGCATTCATGCCGTCGTCGCGGAATTCTATGCCCGGATTTTCTACCGCAACTCCATCAATGGCGGATACTTGGTCCCTTTGGAATCGAAAGTTCGGCTGGTCGATCGCATCTGCACGGGTGACGAACTGACCATCGACCTGGAAAACTCCACCTTGACCAACGTGACGACCGGTGAAACGTGGGAGTTGCACGGCCTGGGTGAAGTGGCCCCGATTTTAGAAGCGGGCGGAATTTTCTCGTATGCGCGAAAAGTTGGCATGCTCCCCGAATAATGTCCGGATCTTCTGTCGGTTTCGCTCTCGCAGAAATCTCCCATCCGCTTCGATTTCTGCGAGACTCCCCCTTCCCAGATTCCTACCGATCGTTAGTCAGAAATATCGTTTACTCGCCACATTATCGAAAAGTTTGTTGAATTCGCCTATTCATGCAATTAGCATCTACAATCGATACAAGACTGTTCTTGGAGAAATTCGTCACCAACTCCAACGAATTCAACAGAATTGATCGGATATGTGGTTGCCCACCACGAACAGACAACGTATCTTTAGCGCAATATCGCTCACCACACGGATATTCGGGATGGATCCATCAAACATCGATGATCTTCTGATTCAGACTGCTTCTCAGGCTCGTCGGTTTGCGGTTGCCGACTTTTCTGATTTTGCTGTCGGTGCGGCCCTGCTGACCAGCTCGGGTCAGATCATCCATGGATGTAACATCGAGAATGCGACCTATGGATTGACTGTCTGCGCGGAACGCGTCGCACTCTGGAAAGCACTCTCCGATGGGCATCGGGAGTTCCGCCAAATTGCGATCGTGACCGATGCTCCAACGCTTACCCCACCGTGTGGAGCCTGTCGCCAACTGCTTTGGGAATTTTGCGGAGACATGAAAATTCTGCTGGCAAACACAACTGGTCTTGTCCAGAATCATCAATTAAGTATTCTTTTACCATTCCCATTCGACCGTCGTTCTCTTACCTGATTCATCTGGAGTGATTCATGCCTCCGTCCCCAGTGATTATCTCGCGGCATCCGTTAATCGCTGACAAATTGCTGCGACTGCGCGACAAAGAAACACCACCGGCCGAGTTTCGTCGGCTCATCCGGCAATTGGCGCAACTGCTGTTTGTGGAAGCGACCAGCGATCTCGAAACCAAACCGACATCCGTGCGAACTCCGTTGGCCGAATGCCCCGGAATTCGACTCGCCAGCCGAATCGGTTTCGTGCCCATTCTGCGAGCCGGCATGGGGATGGCCGAAGCAATGCTCGAACTGGTGCCCGATTCATCGGTATGGCATATTGGCGTGGCACGCAATCACGAAACTTTGCAACCCGAAGTCTACTACGAACGCTTCTCCAAGCTGCCCCCGAATCTGGACATCGCCTTCGTGCTGGATCCGATGCTGGCGACGGGTGGATCGGCAATCGAAGCTGTCGCTCGAGTCAAGGAATGGGGCGTCAAGAAAATTCGCTTCATCGGCCTGATCGCCGCCAACGAAGGAATCAAAGCCCTGCAAAAAGCGCACCCCAAGGTGCCGGTCTACCTTGGGGCGATTGATTCGCATCTGAGCGAGAAAGGCTACATCATTCCCGGGTTGGGCGATGCCGGCGACCGGGAATTCGGATCCATTTCGGAGTGAGCGTCGAATTATTCTTTGAAGCCCCGTAGCCACTGATCAAACCCAGCACGATAGCGTTTGACGGTTGCTGCGGGGCCACTCATGCGAATTTGAAAATTGGCGTTCGGCGTCTCAAAAATGACCCAAATCACCGAATAATTCGCTCGCTGCTCCTCTTTCGATTTCGGATCAAACGGACGCTCTTTGAAGACCCACGTCCCATTGACTTCCATTTGCGAAACCTTAGCCTTGCCAACCTGGAATGATTCCATCTTGGAAATCGATTCCAGCGTTTGATTGGCCGGAGGAATGAACTGCTCACGCCAGCGGAGCATATTCTGCTCGACGCTCCCGCGAACATTCGGTAGAATCGTCACTTCCCCATCGAATGGTTCCCCTTCCGCCTTCGGGAGTCGATATTGGTAATCGCGTAATCGATTGGCCGGCTTCTCGGCTTTCCATTCTTTGGGTGGCGAGGACTGGAACGAATCCAACTCGGTTGGCCCGCCCAACTTCGATTTCGGATCGGCTCCCCATGCCGTCGCCCCGATCCAACTCCAGGCCAGAATCCACACGGCACATCGAACGATGCTCATGGCTGTTTCTCCGGTTTCGAGCGTTTTTCTTCCGAAATCGAGGTGAGATATGCGACGAGATTCGCAATATCCTGATTGCTCAACGGATCCAATAAGCCGCTGGGCATCAGCGAACGGGTCGATGGCCGCTTGCTCACAATCTGATTGGCGTTCAGCCGAATCGTTGCGGTTGCGGTCTGCAACAAGACGCCATCGGTTGCTTCATACACAATCATTCCTACAACAATCTGTCCAACATCGGTTTCGTATTCCATGGCACGATATCGGCTGGAAATATCGCGGTCGGGCTGAATCAGGGCCAAGAGCAGATCATCGCGGCGAAATCGCTTGGTGACTCCGCTGAGATCGGGTCCGAGCCGTAGCCCGCCGCCGCTGGCACCCCCATGACAGGCGATGCACCCCGTCTGCTGAAAGATGCGTCGGCCCGCCTCGGCATCCCCCGCCGACCAATCGATTTTCGCCAATCGCTGCTGCCAAGCGGACCAATCGACGTTGGACGAACTGAGTCGTTTGGCAATCGCGGGTTTGGCTTGTTCCAACCAAGTTACCCATAACTTTGCATCGCTGCCAAACGTCTGACCGGTCGATTCTCGCAAACGTGCGGTCACGATTGGCTTCCATTTTTCGCCCGCCGTCTCCGTTTGGGCCCGCTGCAGCAATCGCACGAATGCGACAATCTCGTCCGCATCCCCCGCCCGATTCAGTTGCCCAAGTCCCTTCAAGCAGGCATCCACCACCGCAGGCTGCAACGATTCCAACCCACTCAGCAACAACCGACGATCATTCTCCTTGGGATCGCGGGCGAGAATACTGACCACGGCATCGCGATTTCCAGATTCGCTCGCCAACCGCTCCAGCACCGACCGAACCGATTCAACGGGCAATTCCCCCAGTCGAGCGATGATTTCCGGCGGCCAATTCGCATCGGCGTCGCTGGCAGCAATGGCATCGCGATAGCGTTCCGCAGCGCGAATCCGAATCGCCGAGGAATCATCCAGCCAGATCGCATGTTCCGGCCGACCGAATGCGGGATGCTCCACAACCGCTCGCGAAAAATTCGGCAACGACTCTTGCAAGGCTTGGCGAGTTTCGCGCATCCGCAGCGGCCAATTGCGATCCCGAGGCAACTGAGCCGCATCCAACCGACGATCCAACTCCAACACCACCGCTACAATCGGGGCCAATTCCGATTCCGGTCGCGGGGTTGCCCATTGGAATCGACTCATCACGATCAGTCGATGAATCTGCTCCAGCGGATCACCCGTCATCGCCAAAGAATCGAGCACCCGTTTCCACAATGTTTCCGAATTCGATCGGATCATCGCCGCCAACCGCAGCAATTCCCGATCCAGCGTCGCATCTCCGGTCGGAAACACCCGCTCCAAGCTCGCCTGAATCGCCGGCCGACTTGCGACCACCTCACCCCGCAGGGCATACCCTTCCGCAACGCGATTGAGGCTGCGACGATCGCCCAAATCACCCAATCGACGTTCGATAGCCCGAATCGCCAACAGACGCACCTCGGAATCATTCGACTTTCGTTCCAACAGTGCAATTGC
This DNA window, taken from Tuwongella immobilis, encodes the following:
- a CDS encoding DUF7133 domain-containing protein, with amino-acid sequence MRLIDRGFGGVAFLVLLSAATASAGVDGLRVPTGFTIEQVATDAQATDITCMTCDPKGRVIVAGRGYLRRLHDTNRDGIYDRVEDLQTPFLDGAMGLLAEAGSLTVTSNGGVWRLLDADGDDRWDGPPKKILSVKTGGEHDAHALRRGPDRWLYLLCGNMSGISPKEVSKKSILQTWDAGTLVRISPDDSQVEVVAHGFRNAYGFDFGPTGDAFTFDSDNERCIGLPWYEPTRFYRIVGGGHHGWLSPQRSGTWRMPPYFPDVVPPIAELGRGSPTGGVAAHLSRFPAPYRNGFWAADWTLGQVWFIPVDPASGMRTDKPSRFIETTGSVGFAPTSLAVDPTRGDLLISVGGRGTQGAVYRVRWTGPPPIMDSGNPQPIPKLTAERSLERELLREAQAESIDWASWEPKLIDALGSSDRMVRIAAGPLLRRCSLSQLQTLLVNQSQPLIQAMLALELADRQADSAIPTAIALLERKSNDSEVRLLAIRAIERRLGDLGDRRSLNRVAEGYALRGEVVASRPAIQASLERVFPTGDATLDRELLRLAAMIRSNSETLWKRVLDSLAMTGDPLEQIHRLIVMSRFQWATPRPESELAPIVAVVLELDRRLDAAQLPRDRNWPLRMRETRQALQESLPNFSRAVVEHPAFGRPEHAIWLDDSSAIRIRAAERYRDAIAASDADANWPPEIIARLGELPVESVRSVLERLASESGNRDAVVSILARDPKENDRRLLLSGLESLQPAVVDACLKGLGQLNRAGDADEIVAFVRLLQRAQTETAGEKWKPIVTARLRESTGQTFGSDAKLWVTWLEQAKPAIAKRLSSSNVDWSAWQQRLAKIDWSAGDAEAGRRIFQQTGCIACHGGASGGGLRLGPDLSGVTKRFRRDDLLLALIQPDRDISSRYRAMEYETDVGQIVVGMIVYEATDGVLLQTATATIRLNANQIVSKRPSTRSLMPSGLLDPLSNQDIANLVAYLTSISEEKRSKPEKQP
- a CDS encoding LeuD/DmdB family oxidoreductase small subunit, with product MKSIITGKAYVLGDNIDTDQIIPAQYLTYNPSIPAEYKMFGKFALSSVPAAQAGLPKGHVPFHTDDEFVSPYQIIVAGKNFGCGSSREHAPIALAAAGIHAVVAEFYARIFYRNSINGGYLVPLESKVRLVDRICTGDELTIDLENSTLTNVTTGETWELHGLGEVAPILEAGGIFSYARKVGMLPE
- the cdd gene encoding cytidine deaminase, which gives rise to MDPSNIDDLLIQTASQARRFAVADFSDFAVGAALLTSSGQIIHGCNIENATYGLTVCAERVALWKALSDGHREFRQIAIVTDAPTLTPPCGACRQLLWEFCGDMKILLANTTGLVQNHQLSILLPFPFDRRSLT
- the upp gene encoding uracil phosphoribosyltransferase codes for the protein MPPSPVIISRHPLIADKLLRLRDKETPPAEFRRLIRQLAQLLFVEATSDLETKPTSVRTPLAECPGIRLASRIGFVPILRAGMGMAEAMLELVPDSSVWHIGVARNHETLQPEVYYERFSKLPPNLDIAFVLDPMLATGGSAIEAVARVKEWGVKKIRFIGLIAANEGIKALQKAHPKVPVYLGAIDSHLSEKGYIIPGLGDAGDREFGSISE